Part of the Pelmatolapia mariae isolate MD_Pm_ZW linkage group LG3_W, Pm_UMD_F_2, whole genome shotgun sequence genome is shown below.
GATCTCGGGTCTGTTCGCTCGCAGGGTGCCCAGCACCGTGTGGCCTCGTTCGCGAAAGAGCCTGACGGCGAGCTTGTGCGAGGTGAAAAAGTTGTCGCACGTGACGTTGCGTCCCGGCGTCAGTCCCTCGGTGAGGTCCAAGACCACTCGAGCGGCCAGGTGCTTTTCGGGAGGGCCGCGCTTGTCGGGCTTGCCGGTGTAGACTTGCATCTTCCACGCGTAGCTGGAACGCGCGTCGCACGCCACCCATATCTTGATCCCGTACCTGGCCGGTTTGCTGGGCATGTACTGTCTGAACGGACACCTTCCTgatgatggagagagagagagagagagagagagagagagagaggtgggaAAGCAAAAGCACACACGCAGAGCCCAACgcaaatacacaacaaagcgAGCTAGCGCGTTTTCGCCGTTCCCGCTCCTATTCCTCCTCTCGTCGCCCAGAGCGATGTGGGAAAGCGTGGGGGAGATTGGGGCAGAAACGCAACAAGAACAAGAGACCTGAGTTTGACAGAGAACGCGCTTGCGAGCGTGGAAGATGTACAGTCATGCAAAAGCACACATGCAGAGCCCAACGCAAATACACAACAAAGTGAGCTAGCGCGTTTTCGCCGTTCCCGCTCCTATTCCTCCTCTCGTCGCCCAGAGCGATGTGGGAAAGCGTGGGGGAGATTGGGGCAGAAACGCAACAAGAACAAGAGACCTGAGTTTGACACAGAACGCGCTTGCGAGCGTGGAAGATGTGCACACACGCAGAGCCCAACGCGAATACACAACAAAGCGAGCTAGCGCGTTTTCGCCATTCCCGGGGTAGAAACGCAACAAGAACAAGAGACCTGAGTTTGACACAGAACGCGCTTGCGAGCGTGGAAGATAGAAAGAGTCACGCGAAAGCACACGCGTGGAACCCAACGCGAATACACAACAAAGCGAGCTAGCGAGCTAGCGCGTTTTCGCCGTTCCCGCTCCtattcctcctctctctcccccccaccccccagtCACGCACAACGCGCACGCAACACGCACCACCACGTACGTACCTCTGAACGGCACCAGTCTCTCGTCGACGGTGACCTCCGGTCCCGGTCGGTACATGGCGGGCAACCTGGCGCACCACTCGTCCCACACGGCTCTGATGGGGGCCAGTTTGTGGCTCGTCTGGTCTCTCTGTCGTCGAAGCGCAGCGCGCTCGAGTACGCTCGAAAGGTCTTGAGCGGCATCGCGGCTCTGAACAGGGACCTGCCGCTCTCGGCGTCCCACAGGCTCTCGCAGGCCTCTCCCCGGGACCTGTACACGCCGGCGAGCACCAGCAGCCCCACATAGGCCCGGAACTCGACGCGGCCCATGGGCTTCCACCTGTCGATGGCGGGCCTGCGCCTGTCCGCTTCCAGGTTGGTCATGGCGATCACCGAGTCCTCTATCTCCGGCGGGAAGTAGGCCATGAACGAGGAGGCCTCGTCGCGCGCCGCCGCCACGGCCTCTTCGGTGGGGCCTCGTCCTCGCGGCTCGAggtcgtcgtcgtcgtcgtcttCTTCaaattctgcttcttcttcttctttttcttcttcatagTCTTTGTCTTCATTGTCTTTGTCGTCTTCTTCATAGTCTTCGTCGTCTTCGTCGTCGTAATCGTCGGCTACATCTGCATCGCGAGTTTCACCGACAGCGCCGTGGCTGCGATCGCGCCCAAGATCATGAACGCCACCTGCAGCACGGCCGGCGTCCTCCTCTTGCCAAAGCTCCCAAGTCCCACGCCCCGGTTCAGCGCctgcttcttcctcttcctctccctctcggCGATTCGACTCGCCTTGCGAGCCGCCGTCCTGGCAGAGTTGCAACGCCATATCGTAGTCGTGATCCTCTTCCGCGAAATACCTATGGTCCGCAACCCCATAGTTTTCGATCCTCC
Proteins encoded:
- the LOC135932671 gene encoding piggyBac transposable element-derived protein 4-like yields the protein MALQLCQDGGSQGESNRREGEEEEEAGAEPGRGTWELWQEEDAGRAAGGVHDLGRDRSHGAVGETRDADVADDYDDEDDEDYEEDDKDNEDKDYEEEKEEEEAEFEEDDDDDDLEPRGRGPTEEAVAAARDEASSFMAYFPPEIEDSVIAMTNLEADRRRPAIDRWKPMGRVEFRAYVGLLVLAGVYRSRGEACESLWDAESGRSLFRAAMPLKTFRAAVWDEWCARLPAMYRPGPEVTVDERLVPFRGRCPFRQYMPSKPARYGIKIWVACDARSSYAWKMQVYTGKPDKRGPPEKHLAARVVLDLTEGLTPGRNVTCDNFFTSHKLAVRLFRERGHTVLGTLRANRPEIPRELRCVKGRAREEEEEEEEVAVEEEGQTRSSSPTWPKRTRTCCSSPRPSRRHRISNGISNGISNGSSSGDGGGGGKPPLVLHYNRTKGGVDNLDKVVSTYSCRRKTCRWPVALFHNMVDVAAYNAFVLWREIHPDWMAGKLNKRRLFLEQLGKALARPMIEARALARGGGGGGGGRVAARGTSAAAAAAAATTTTTTTATEADDADATPRDSSPVKRRRCRVCPRSKDVKTKILCRECRAHVCINCAVTYCPNCAASKTPPPSQ